One genomic segment of Jaculus jaculus isolate mJacJac1 chromosome 2, mJacJac1.mat.Y.cur, whole genome shotgun sequence includes these proteins:
- the Fam220a gene encoding protein FAM220A, whose product MGGRRGTLDTCLANVKCSGGGDLDKLLSGLKKRTQRGSPCPAVPSKKDQPVVGANGKSQDEAVSLEMKSDLSCADHLLHSGDKLHPLTESTGRGPTLAAAVRKDEGLPPGPVEERLARVYGAMKEALRRDWLEGGPRATDSQEGQYPKGELWVSGWPGHPKPWDVTFLKFSWKMRQDVFSLPY is encoded by the exons ATGGGGGGCAGAAGAGGGACCCTGGACACCTGCCTGGCAAACGTGAAGTGTTCTGGAGGAGGTGACCTGGACAAACTCTTAAGTGGCCTTAAGAAAAGAACCCAGAGGGGGAGCCCCTGCCCAGCAGTGCCTTCCAAGAAGGACCAGCCTGTGGTTGGAGCCAATGGAAAATCACAGGATGAGGCAGTCTCCTTGGAAATGAAGAGTGACCTGAGCTGCGCCGATCATTTGCTTCACAGTGGCGACAAACTGCATCCACTGACTGAGTCAACAGGAAGAGGTCCAACCCTGGCCGCTGCTGTGCGCAAGGATGAGGGTCTGCCCCCTGGCCCTGTGGAGGAGCGCCTTGCTAGGGTGTATGGTGCCATGAAGGAAGCCCTGAGGAGGGACTGGCTGGAGGGAGGACCCAGAGCCACAGATAGCCAAGAAGGACAGTACCCCAAAGGAGAGCTCTGGGTGTCGGGATGGCCAGGCCACCCCAAACCATGGGAT GTGACCTTCCTGAAGTTCTCCTGGAAGATGAGACAAGATGTTTTCTCCTTACCCTATTAA
- the LOC123458747 gene encoding small integral membrane protein 10-like protein 2A, with protein sequence MAAALSGLAVRLPRSAAARSYGVFCKGLTRTLLIFFDLAWRLRINFPYLYIVASMMLNVRPQVHIEIH encoded by the coding sequence ATGGCGGCGGCTCTGTCGGGCCTGGCTGTCCGGCTCCCGCGCTCGGCCGCCGCGCGCTCCTATGGGGTCTTCTGCAAGGGGCTCACCCGCACGCTGCTCATCTTCTTCGACCTGGCTTGGAGGCTGCGCATCAActtcccctacctgtacatcgtgGCGTCCATGATGCTCAACGTGCGCCCGCAGGTTCATATTGAAATCCACTGA